One genomic window of Desulfobulbaceae bacterium includes the following:
- a CDS encoding PAS domain S-box protein, with amino-acid sequence MKIDRHCLTYRLVVGTCVTFALVTFSVFMAGEQIIKDIVEDYHQLIADYQASETRQLFESHIAELTSARLLGNKEVLTAHQRSLVEGVRLNWKQREVGGIIIDSDGSTLLTTFPPDLTHHLISHLSQNFIEVMDQEKELFGRVEQVHPWEWQVATIVTDQGYRVSGRMLPLVLPLLILGPLVMLVSLFFILRRQVQQPVNILVRSMTKEEPVAHIGVTEFDRIGEAFNQSLSRLVERSVSLTQELVERKRAEQVIRTQEERIRLLLNSTAEGIYGIDESGLCTFSNTACCQLLGYSEAELLGKNLHELIHHSHADGTSYLQEHCPILHTFRTGQTTRNDSEIFWRADGAPFAVEYWSHPIMENNTVRGVMVTFFDITQRKQAQEALKAEKNKFEAIIAGMGDGVSIQDKNYTIIYQNEVHKGFVGDHLEATCYKAYEHRDNICQGCPVALAMADGKVHSSERCVESPTGERRYFEINASPLRDGTGAIIGGIEVVRDSTERRRAEEQLIQAQKMEGIGHLAGGVAHDFNNVLNVVQGYGELLQLAKPNETTIKEYTGHILEAVRRGANITRQILSFSRKEAMTVKTINLNELVAALQKMLRRLVREDIDIQITTSDTPLMVSADAGQIDQVIINLTTNACHAMPNGGTLRIETKCATLDDTFVKANGFGVTGPCAVVTVTDTGIGMDESVCKRMFEPFFTTKEVGKGTGLGLSMVYGIIKKHHGVITVSSQPGQGTTCTVYLPLISDADLRQNETKTISKEETQQGTETILVAEDDPALRGWLQTWLSMKGYTVITAEDGEDAVQKFDLSSDNIHMVLLDGIMPRKNGKETLLGMRARRPDLKAIILSGYAEDVFTQKELQDLNLTFIEKPVEPDLLMRTIRQVLDEGDGTARLNFT; translated from the coding sequence GTGAAGATCGATAGACATTGCCTGACATACCGACTGGTGGTCGGAACCTGTGTGACCTTCGCCCTGGTGACATTCTCCGTTTTTATGGCCGGCGAACAAATCATCAAAGATATTGTCGAAGATTACCACCAGCTGATCGCCGACTATCAGGCCTCTGAGACCAGACAACTCTTTGAGTCGCACATTGCCGAACTAACCTCAGCCCGCCTACTCGGCAACAAGGAGGTTTTGACTGCCCATCAACGATCACTGGTCGAAGGTGTTCGTCTGAACTGGAAGCAGCGGGAAGTTGGCGGTATTATCATCGATTCCGACGGCTCCACCTTGCTCACCACCTTCCCCCCCGATCTTACCCATCATCTGATCTCCCACCTCAGCCAGAATTTTATTGAAGTCATGGACCAAGAGAAAGAGCTGTTCGGGCGTGTTGAACAGGTCCATCCCTGGGAATGGCAGGTGGCGACAATCGTGACCGACCAAGGATACAGAGTGTCAGGCCGGATGTTGCCACTCGTCCTCCCCTTACTAATCCTCGGCCCCTTAGTCATGCTGGTGAGTCTGTTCTTTATTCTCCGCCGCCAGGTGCAACAGCCAGTCAACATTTTAGTGCGCTCCATGACCAAAGAGGAGCCGGTAGCACATATCGGGGTAACCGAGTTTGACCGAATCGGTGAGGCCTTCAATCAAAGCTTAAGCCGTCTCGTCGAGCGATCCGTTTCTCTGACCCAGGAACTGGTGGAGCGCAAGCGAGCCGAGCAAGTGATCAGGACACAGGAAGAGCGGATCAGACTGCTCTTAAACTCCACTGCCGAAGGGATCTACGGGATTGACGAATCAGGCCTCTGCACCTTCTCCAACACCGCCTGCTGCCAGTTACTCGGCTACTCCGAGGCCGAACTTCTCGGAAAAAATCTTCACGAATTGATCCACCACTCCCATGCCGATGGGACCTCTTACCTCCAAGAACACTGCCCGATCCTGCACACCTTCCGCACCGGCCAAACGACTCGAAATGACAGCGAGATCTTCTGGCGGGCCGACGGCGCTCCCTTCGCGGTGGAGTACTGGTCCCATCCGATCATGGAAAACAATACAGTCCGGGGAGTAATGGTGACCTTCTTCGACATCACCCAGCGCAAACAAGCCCAAGAAGCGCTGAAAGCTGAAAAAAACAAATTTGAAGCCATCATTGCCGGTATGGGTGACGGAGTCAGTATTCAGGACAAAAACTATACCATTATTTACCAGAACGAGGTCCACAAAGGCTTTGTCGGTGATCATCTCGAGGCCACCTGCTACAAGGCTTATGAGCATAGAGACAACATCTGCCAAGGCTGTCCTGTGGCTTTGGCCATGGCCGACGGCAAGGTCCACAGCTCAGAGCGTTGTGTTGAATCACCAACAGGTGAACGCCGGTACTTCGAAATCAACGCCTCCCCCCTGCGGGATGGCACCGGGGCTATTATTGGCGGTATTGAGGTGGTACGCGACAGCACCGAGCGAAGGAGGGCAGAGGAACAGCTGATTCAGGCCCAAAAGATGGAGGGCATCGGACATCTGGCAGGAGGTGTCGCCCATGACTTCAACAATGTGCTCAATGTAGTGCAAGGATACGGCGAACTCCTGCAGCTTGCCAAGCCAAATGAAACCACGATAAAGGAATATACCGGGCATATCCTGGAGGCTGTCCGACGGGGAGCGAATATCACCCGACAGATCCTCTCCTTCAGCCGCAAAGAGGCGATGACCGTCAAGACCATTAATCTGAACGAGTTGGTTGCCGCTCTGCAAAAAATGCTGCGCCGCCTGGTCCGGGAGGACATCGACATCCAGATCACCACCTCAGACACCCCCTTGATGGTGTCAGCCGATGCCGGCCAGATCGACCAGGTGATCATCAATTTAACTACCAACGCCTGCCATGCCATGCCAAACGGCGGGACCCTGCGCATTGAAACCAAATGCGCAACCCTTGACGACACCTTTGTCAAGGCCAACGGATTTGGGGTAACCGGGCCATGCGCCGTAGTTACCGTCACCGATACCGGTATCGGCATGGACGAGTCCGTGTGCAAGCGAATGTTCGAACCATTCTTCACCACCAAAGAGGTCGGTAAAGGGACAGGACTCGGGCTCTCCATGGTCTACGGCATCATCAAAAAACATCACGGAGTTATCACTGTCTCCAGTCAACCGGGCCAGGGAACAACCTGCACTGTCTATCTGCCGCTGATCAGCGATGCGGACCTTCGGCAAAACGAGACTAAAACGATATCGAAGGAAGAGACCCAACAGGGCACTGAGACCATTCTCGTAGCCGAAGACGATCCAGCCCTGCGCGGATGGCTCCAGACCTGGCTCAGCATGAAGGGCTATACCGTCATCACCGCCGAAGATGGCGAAGACGCCGTGCAAAAGTTTGACCTCTCAAGCGACAACATCCACATGGTGCTGCTCGATGGCATCATGCCGCGCAAAAACGGCAAAGAAACCTTGCTTGGAATGAGGGCGCGCCGCCCCGACCTCAAAGCCATCATCCTGAGCGGCTATGCCGAAGACGTCTTCACCCAAAAAGAGCTTCAGGATCTCAATTTGACCTTTATCGAGAAGCCGGTTGAGCCAGACCTGCTCATGCGCACAATCCGCCAGGTCCTCGATGAGGGTGACGGTACAGCAAGACTCAACTTTACCTAA
- a CDS encoding sulfite exporter TauE/SafE family protein produces the protein MYFPTANITVDPWLPPLVAFAISLFTSMGGVSGAFLLLPFQVSILGFTSPAVSATNQLFNIVAIPSGVYRYLREGRMVWPLTWVVIIGTLPGVLLGAVIRVRYLPNPKNFTLFAGLVLLYIGGRLVKSLLFPSRPLSGAEGRSLSGAEGQSHTTPEDEFQAMVRRFQKDDANLPRVVVREYSLTRIRYDFYGQSYSIPTIGVSTLSFVVGIVGGVYGIGGGAIIAPFFVTVFGLPVYTVAGAALMGTFVTSVAGVAFYQLIAPWYPGMAVAPDWLLGLLFGLGGCAGMYCGARLQKFMPARGIKWLLAFSILVPALKYLTDFFR, from the coding sequence ATGTATTTTCCTACAGCCAACATCACCGTTGACCCCTGGTTGCCACCGCTAGTGGCCTTTGCCATCTCTTTGTTCACCTCCATGGGCGGGGTGTCAGGGGCCTTTCTGCTCTTACCCTTCCAAGTCAGCATCTTAGGCTTTACCAGCCCGGCGGTGAGCGCGACCAATCAACTATTCAACATCGTTGCCATCCCCAGCGGGGTGTACCGTTATCTCCGCGAAGGACGAATGGTCTGGCCCCTGACCTGGGTGGTGATCATCGGCACCCTGCCAGGAGTGCTGCTCGGAGCCGTCATCAGGGTGCGTTACCTGCCAAACCCCAAGAACTTCACCCTGTTCGCCGGGCTGGTACTGCTCTATATCGGCGGACGATTAGTCAAGAGCCTCCTCTTCCCGTCTCGTCCCCTGAGCGGAGCCGAAGGCCGTTCCCTGAGCGGAGCCGAAGGGCAGAGTCACACCACACCGGAAGATGAGTTCCAGGCTATGGTCCGACGCTTTCAAAAAGATGATGCCAACCTACCCAGGGTGGTGGTCAGAGAGTACTCCCTCACTCGTATCCGTTACGACTTTTATGGGCAAAGCTATTCCATCCCCACCATCGGGGTTTCTACACTCAGCTTTGTAGTGGGCATAGTCGGCGGGGTTTACGGAATAGGCGGCGGGGCCATTATCGCCCCTTTCTTCGTTACCGTCTTCGGCCTGCCAGTATACACCGTCGCCGGGGCAGCGCTGATGGGTACCTTCGTCACCTCGGTTGCGGGAGTCGCCTTCTATCAACTCATCGCTCCCTGGTATCCAGGAATGGCAGTTGCCCCGGACTGGCTGCTCGGTTTGCTGTTTGGCCTCGGTGGCTGTGCCGGAATGTACTGCGGGGCGCGACTGCAAAAATTCATGCCGGCACGCGGTATCAAATGGCTGCTCGCATTTTCGATCCTTGTTCCTGCCCTGAAATACCTGACTGACTTTTTCCGTTGA
- a CDS encoding ABC transporter permease encodes MTKNHSTSPRHDQTSWDLTIHRDTNNDLEIAISGCWRLDQHLPSLAILKDEMDTGCSHLHFNTQGLTDWDSGLLTFLAGLAKEAKRQGMAVDNNGLPPGVQKLLALALAVPEHKATGRDAGKPGLLAQLGDATLNFAQSVPTMLHFLGEIVIAFIRLCLGRSRFRLSDLWLEVEEVGPRALPIVSVISGLVGLILAYLGADQLRMVGAQIFIADLVAIGMVREVGALMTGIIIAGRTGAAFAAQLGTMQVNEEIDAFKTMGISPIDFLVLPRMIALMLMVPLLTLYAAFVGMLAGLMVSITIFDIGFFEYYTETLRALELKHFFVGLSKGSVYGAMVAYAGCLRGIHCGRSAEAVGSAATSAVVTGILLITIMATIMTIVYYQLGI; translated from the coding sequence ATGACAAAAAATCACTCCACATCGCCTCGCCATGACCAAACCTCATGGGACCTCACTATCCATCGCGACACGAACAACGACCTGGAGATCGCCATCTCCGGCTGCTGGCGGCTCGACCAACACCTCCCATCCCTTGCCATCCTCAAGGATGAGATGGATACCGGATGTAGCCACCTCCACTTCAACACCCAAGGATTAACCGACTGGGACTCCGGCCTCCTGACTTTTCTCGCCGGTCTTGCCAAGGAAGCCAAACGTCAGGGCATGGCAGTTGACAACAACGGACTACCGCCGGGGGTCCAGAAACTTCTCGCCCTCGCCTTGGCTGTGCCCGAACATAAGGCAACCGGTCGGGACGCTGGCAAACCTGGCCTCTTGGCCCAACTAGGCGACGCCACCCTCAACTTCGCCCAGAGCGTCCCGACAATGCTCCACTTCCTGGGCGAGATTGTCATCGCCTTCATCCGGCTCTGCCTCGGCCGTTCCCGCTTTCGACTCAGCGATCTCTGGCTGGAGGTGGAAGAGGTCGGACCACGGGCTTTGCCCATCGTCTCGGTCATCAGCGGACTGGTCGGCCTCATCCTCGCCTACCTGGGGGCAGACCAGCTGCGCATGGTAGGCGCCCAGATCTTCATCGCCGATCTTGTGGCCATCGGCATGGTGCGAGAGGTCGGGGCCCTGATGACCGGGATCATCATCGCCGGCCGTACCGGCGCGGCCTTTGCCGCTCAACTCGGCACCATGCAGGTCAACGAAGAGATTGACGCCTTCAAGACCATGGGCATCTCTCCCATCGACTTTCTGGTCCTACCCCGAATGATCGCCCTGATGCTGATGGTGCCACTCCTCACCCTCTACGCCGCCTTTGTCGGCATGCTGGCCGGACTTATGGTCTCGATCACTATTTTCGACATCGGCTTCTTCGAGTATTATACCGAAACCCTTCGCGCACTTGAACTTAAGCACTTTTTTGTCGGTCTTTCCAAGGGCAGCGTCTATGGGGCCATGGTCGCCTATGCCGGATGCTTAAGAGGTATCCATTGCGGTCGCAGCGCCGAGGCAGTCGGCTCTGCCGCCACCTCGGCGGTGGTGACCGGGATCTTGCTGATCACCATCATGGCAACCATCATGACTATTGTCTACTACCAGCTTGGCATTTAA
- a CDS encoding PhnD/SsuA/transferrin family substrate-binding protein has product MNKIIQFTCLALCLLIFARGSLSAAEPHPDPPPQTSDSQYTITVIPFYSPEKIWTLYTPFIDFLKHSTGKPWTLKLFSSHKALIDGLCNGQVTLALLGPVPLGRVMEQCNAEPVLVALSKNDTPFYRSIIVTTDPSITSLSELKGKKLGFFKGSTAAHIMPRTILRQAGLDKNSFVPVFFEGQDHIVNALLTRQVTAAGLKETLFAKFKDDNFRALHTSGQLPNFTFAASPVAKPEIKTLFVDTLLQLAPNSNESDRQQMITWDDEIKYGFTPPTEPFLNSVKDLLGLTNVIMREDR; this is encoded by the coding sequence ATGAATAAGATTATTCAATTTACCTGCCTAGCCCTCTGTCTCCTCATCTTCGCAAGAGGATCACTCTCCGCGGCTGAACCACACCCTGATCCGCCTCCGCAAACATCCGACTCCCAATACACGATTACCGTCATCCCCTTTTATAGCCCGGAAAAAATCTGGACTCTATACACCCCCTTCATTGATTTTCTCAAGCACTCCACCGGCAAACCATGGACCCTCAAACTCTTTTCCTCCCATAAGGCGCTTATCGATGGTTTGTGCAACGGCCAGGTCACCTTGGCGCTGCTCGGCCCTGTCCCGCTGGGCAGGGTCATGGAGCAATGCAATGCAGAACCTGTTCTCGTTGCCCTGAGCAAGAACGACACCCCCTTCTATCGTTCTATTATCGTCACCACCGACCCTTCCATTACCTCCTTGAGCGAACTAAAAGGCAAAAAACTTGGGTTCTTCAAAGGCTCTACCGCTGCCCACATCATGCCCCGCACGATACTGCGTCAGGCCGGGTTGGACAAAAACTCCTTTGTCCCGGTTTTTTTTGAAGGCCAAGACCATATCGTCAATGCTTTATTGACACGGCAAGTGACAGCCGCAGGGCTAAAAGAAACCCTCTTTGCAAAATTCAAGGATGATAACTTTCGAGCCCTCCACACTTCCGGGCAACTGCCAAATTTTACCTTTGCCGCCTCCCCTGTCGCCAAACCGGAGATCAAGACCCTCTTCGTTGACACCCTGCTCCAATTGGCCCCAAACTCCAACGAATCAGACCGACAGCAGATGATAACCTGGGACGACGAAATCAAATACGGATTCACCCCGCCCACCGAACCCTTCCTCAACTCTGTCAAGGACCTGCTCGGCCTTACCAACGTGATTATGCGTGAAGATCGATAG
- a CDS encoding DEAD/DEAH box helicase: MSDLTALYNQLPAPSQALLQLLATAIEPLDNNTIIDCLYQIGIKDANNSIGDRKSLPVTIDSLNRQGLVKIVNKNRTSCSPALMTFAVKHAMKSGAFVPMAEELLRITPLKNSWAPFGSYPRFLRHLRYCMFKGNSWPAINQILERGDYEFREKCQQEHPFFTLFTLPFEGEYISLFPQPIQVSVVGYLIHSATIHFHPAQEIFDFLRSAPWQGEFSVNADNLLAYYLTHWGLWQEGRKHFDAIPESDQDIRLGLLGWHQTLTGHDQEAITLFSKDLKAFQKLTGKRKTFFDDASGIFFILSLIRSGNSDNLALAEKQIGIIESLKHHPLHHYSLALREIISIVRGSTFTSPPKTMIQSAINTIEGLSPLSTLIKALTNFWQDQNYCRTRWQDMLISLRDRAKQAGHIWMTMETAELLARLDVDPDTNHQLAESLRKQYGLVSIIDTIRQVDPWERRLQALINLPTGGKGQKSDLTTNTTERLIWLFSHDTKHGYCDISPRLQRLNKNGKWSGGRAVAIKKLAETASTMEGLTSQDRNICATIKSGYERDYYTYYTREYHRFNMETALTALVGHPLIFLDHSDVQIDLVQGEPELVVTRGKKGIEVRMVPFPDKDSANYQMIKETPTRFKLVRFSAHHLTIATILQKGLKVPTQAEQLTNQAIAALSSMITVHSDLEGGTAGSREVEADPRPHIHLLPFQDGLKAEFLIKPLAEADMWYKPGVGGQKVFAEVAGEKLYAARDLTQEKALATQLIAACPSLSRQEEENGEYLIPAPEDSLDLLLELRDAGEMAVVEWPQGESLKIRGRASASSLSLSIKQDRDWFKASGSLTFDDAGVVSLQQLLGLLDQTKGRFVKLDDGSFLALTKEFKARLEALRDYSEKHGDGVRFSPLAALAMEDLDQDLGEIKTDRHWKKHLERFNKSITPAVPSTLQAELRDYQVTGFTWLSQLAHWGVGACLADDMGLGKTIQALAAILRLATEGPTLVIAPLSVLMNWQDEAQRFAPTLNVIPFGQGDRQQALDSLQPFDLMVCSYGLLQSEAEKLSQVQWQTIVLDEAQAIKNMNTKRSKAAMSLQGRFKFITTGTPVENHLGELWTLFEFINPGLLGSLKHFSRTFMGSSSPENDKKTRGRLKKLVQPFILRRLKSQVLQELPSRTEITLRVEMSPEEAALYEAQRRLAVEKLTSGHTEPQGQQHIRILAEIMRLRRLCCNPALVLPQSTIESSKLRVFGDLLNDIRDNRHKALVFSQFVDHLAILSAFLDQRGISYQYLDGSTPVATRRKRINAFQSGEGDVFLISLKAGGSGLNLTAADYVIHMDPWWNPAVEDQASDRAHRIGQLRPVTIYRLVMGDSIEEEIIKLHRQKRDIADSLLAGGDISGTLGADELLALLKKSASITQAP; this comes from the coding sequence ATGTCTGATCTCACCGCTCTCTACAACCAACTCCCTGCCCCTTCGCAGGCCCTCCTCCAGCTGCTGGCCACCGCCATAGAGCCCTTAGACAACAACACCATCATCGATTGCCTGTACCAAATCGGCATCAAAGACGCAAATAACAGCATCGGTGACCGTAAATCTCTGCCGGTCACCATCGACTCCTTGAACAGACAAGGGCTGGTGAAGATAGTCAACAAGAACAGAACCTCATGCTCACCAGCACTCATGACCTTTGCTGTCAAACACGCCATGAAGAGCGGCGCCTTTGTGCCCATGGCAGAAGAACTGCTCCGTATCACCCCGCTAAAAAATTCCTGGGCCCCGTTCGGAAGCTACCCACGTTTTCTCAGGCACCTCCGTTACTGTATGTTCAAGGGCAATAGCTGGCCTGCCATTAATCAAATATTGGAACGAGGTGATTATGAATTCCGAGAAAAGTGCCAACAGGAGCACCCGTTTTTCACCCTCTTCACTCTTCCTTTCGAGGGCGAATACATCTCCCTCTTTCCCCAACCGATCCAGGTATCAGTTGTCGGATATCTGATCCACTCGGCCACCATTCACTTTCACCCAGCGCAAGAGATCTTCGACTTCCTGCGTTCCGCTCCCTGGCAGGGAGAATTCTCAGTCAACGCAGACAACCTCCTCGCCTATTATCTGACCCACTGGGGGCTGTGGCAGGAGGGGAGAAAACACTTCGATGCCATCCCCGAGTCCGACCAGGATATACGCCTGGGCCTGCTTGGCTGGCATCAGACCTTGACCGGCCATGACCAGGAAGCCATCACCCTGTTCAGTAAAGACCTGAAAGCGTTCCAGAAACTTACCGGCAAGAGAAAAACCTTCTTCGATGACGCCTCAGGCATTTTTTTCATTCTGTCACTGATCAGGTCTGGCAACTCAGACAACCTCGCCCTGGCAGAAAAACAGATCGGCATCATCGAATCCCTCAAGCACCACCCGCTCCATCACTACAGCCTTGCCTTGAGAGAGATTATCAGCATAGTCAGAGGATCCACGTTCACTTCCCCGCCCAAAACCATGATCCAGAGCGCCATCAACACCATTGAAGGCTTAAGTCCGCTCAGCACCCTGATCAAAGCCCTGACCAATTTCTGGCAGGATCAAAATTACTGCCGCACCCGCTGGCAAGATATGCTGATCTCCTTGCGGGATCGGGCGAAACAAGCCGGTCACATCTGGATGACCATGGAGACCGCCGAACTCTTAGCCAGACTCGATGTCGATCCGGACACCAACCACCAATTGGCCGAATCCCTCCGCAAGCAATACGGCCTGGTCTCCATCATCGACACCATCCGTCAAGTAGACCCGTGGGAACGGCGGCTTCAAGCCCTGATCAATCTGCCGACAGGTGGTAAGGGTCAGAAATCAGACCTCACTACCAACACAACCGAGCGTCTGATCTGGCTTTTCAGTCATGATACCAAACACGGCTACTGCGACATCTCTCCGCGACTGCAACGTCTGAACAAGAATGGCAAGTGGTCGGGAGGGAGGGCGGTGGCTATAAAAAAACTGGCCGAGACCGCCTCGACCATGGAAGGCCTCACCAGCCAGGACAGAAACATCTGCGCCACTATCAAAAGTGGGTACGAAAGGGACTACTATACCTATTACACCCGAGAATATCACCGGTTTAACATGGAGACCGCGCTTACTGCGCTGGTGGGCCATCCACTGATCTTCCTGGATCATTCAGATGTCCAAATTGACCTGGTCCAGGGAGAACCCGAGCTAGTGGTCACCCGCGGTAAAAAAGGGATCGAGGTGCGAATGGTTCCCTTCCCGGACAAGGACAGCGCCAACTACCAAATGATCAAGGAAACCCCCACCCGCTTCAAACTGGTGCGTTTTTCGGCCCACCATCTGACCATCGCCACAATCCTGCAAAAAGGACTCAAAGTGCCGACTCAGGCAGAACAGCTTACCAATCAAGCGATTGCCGCCCTGTCATCGATGATCACCGTTCACTCCGACCTTGAAGGCGGGACTGCCGGGTCCCGTGAGGTCGAGGCCGACCCGAGACCTCATATCCACCTTCTGCCCTTCCAAGACGGGTTGAAGGCCGAGTTCCTGATCAAGCCCCTGGCCGAGGCCGACATGTGGTACAAACCAGGAGTCGGCGGGCAGAAGGTCTTTGCCGAGGTGGCAGGTGAAAAACTGTACGCGGCTCGAGATCTGACCCAGGAGAAGGCCTTGGCCACTCAACTTATCGCTGCCTGCCCGAGCTTAAGCCGCCAGGAGGAGGAAAACGGCGAGTACCTGATACCCGCCCCGGAAGACAGCCTGGATCTCCTGCTCGAACTCCGTGACGCAGGCGAGATGGCGGTGGTAGAATGGCCCCAAGGCGAAAGCCTTAAGATCAGAGGCCGCGCCAGCGCCTCATCGCTCTCCCTGTCGATCAAGCAGGACCGGGACTGGTTCAAGGCCAGTGGCTCACTTACCTTTGATGATGCCGGGGTCGTCTCCCTACAGCAGCTTTTAGGCCTTCTCGATCAGACCAAGGGCCGATTCGTCAAACTGGATGACGGCAGTTTTCTGGCCCTGACCAAGGAGTTCAAAGCCCGGCTGGAGGCACTCCGCGACTACAGCGAAAAGCATGGCGACGGAGTTCGGTTTTCGCCTCTTGCCGCCCTGGCCATGGAGGATCTGGATCAGGACTTAGGCGAGATCAAGACTGACCGTCACTGGAAAAAACATCTGGAACGTTTCAATAAAAGCATCACCCCTGCCGTACCCTCCACCCTCCAGGCTGAACTGCGCGATTACCAAGTCACCGGGTTCACCTGGCTCTCCCAATTGGCCCATTGGGGAGTTGGCGCCTGTCTCGCAGACGACATGGGCTTAGGCAAAACCATCCAAGCCCTGGCCGCCATCCTCCGCCTGGCGACGGAAGGACCAACTCTGGTAATAGCGCCGCTATCGGTGCTGATGAACTGGCAGGACGAGGCCCAACGTTTTGCCCCCACCTTGAACGTCATCCCCTTCGGGCAAGGAGACCGCCAACAGGCCCTGGACAGCCTCCAACCCTTTGACCTGATGGTCTGCTCTTACGGGCTATTGCAAAGCGAGGCGGAAAAACTCAGTCAAGTCCAGTGGCAGACCATTGTGCTTGATGAGGCCCAGGCGATCAAGAACATGAACACTAAACGCTCCAAGGCCGCTATGAGCTTGCAAGGCCGCTTTAAATTCATCACCACCGGCACCCCGGTGGAAAATCACTTAGGCGAACTCTGGACCCTGTTCGAGTTCATCAACCCCGGACTACTGGGTTCGCTCAAACACTTCAGCCGCACCTTCATGGGCTCAAGCTCGCCGGAAAACGATAAGAAGACCCGAGGCCGGCTCAAGAAACTGGTTCAGCCATTTATTCTGCGGCGCCTCAAGAGTCAGGTGCTGCAAGAACTTCCCTCCCGCACCGAGATTACCCTCCGAGTGGAGATGAGTCCCGAAGAGGCAGCTCTATACGAAGCTCAACGTCGCCTGGCCGTGGAAAAACTCACTTCCGGGCATACTGAACCTCAAGGGCAACAGCACATCCGGATCTTGGCCGAGATCATGCGGCTCAGACGGTTATGCTGCAATCCGGCCCTGGTCCTGCCCCAGAGCACAATCGAGAGTTCCAAACTCAGGGTCTTTGGCGATCTGCTTAACGACATCCGCGACAACCGCCACAAGGCCCTGGTCTTCAGCCAGTTCGTCGACCACCTCGCCATCCTCTCCGCCTTTCTTGACCAACGCGGGATATCCTATCAATATCTGGACGGATCGACTCCAGTGGCAACCCGCAGAAAGCGGATTAACGCCTTCCAGTCCGGCGAAGGCGATGTCTTCCTGATCAGCTTGAAAGCCGGCGGCAGCGGCCTCAACCTGACTGCCGCCGATTACGTGATCCACATGGATCCCTGGTGGAATCCTGCCGTAGAGGATCAGGCCTCGGATCGTGCCCACCGCATCGGCCAGCTCCGGCCAGTGACCATCTATCGCCTGGTCATGGGTGACAGTATTGAAGAAGAGATCATCAAACTCCACCGGCAAAAACGCGATATTGCCGACAGCCTGCTTGCCGGTGGCGATATCAGCGGCACCTTGGGCGCAGACGAACTGCTGGCCCTGCTGAAAAAAAGCGCTTCCATAACCCAGGCCCCGTAG
- a CDS encoding ATP-binding cassette domain-containing protein — MNGTPHIEIRNLTMTYGDFLVQHDLNFTINQGDIFVIMGGNGCGKSTLMRALIGLQRPATGMVLYSGEDFWAAETEDQERLKRRLGIMFQGGALWTSLTLAENVALPIGEYTTLSPQQIEEIVDFKLALVGLAGFGDFYPMELSGGMRKRASLARAMALDPEILVFDEPSSGLDPLTAARLDDLILTLRDSLGSTIILVTHELASILTIGNNSVFLDTETRTMIATGNPKEALHAGDPKVRHFLSRGAA; from the coding sequence ATGAACGGAACTCCACATATCGAAATCCGCAACCTGACCATGACTTACGGGGACTTCCTGGTCCAGCACGACTTGAATTTCACCATAAACCAAGGGGATATTTTTGTGATTATGGGCGGGAACGGCTGCGGCAAATCAACCCTGATGCGAGCGCTGATCGGACTCCAGCGCCCGGCAACAGGGATGGTGCTTTACAGTGGCGAGGACTTCTGGGCGGCAGAGACTGAAGACCAGGAACGACTCAAGCGACGTCTGGGCATCATGTTCCAGGGGGGCGCCCTGTGGACCTCGCTGACGCTTGCAGAAAACGTGGCCCTGCCGATCGGCGAATACACCACCTTAAGCCCCCAACAGATTGAAGAGATCGTAGATTTCAAACTAGCCCTGGTCGGGCTTGCAGGCTTCGGAGATTTCTACCCAATGGAGCTTTCAGGCGGCATGCGCAAACGGGCAAGCCTGGCGCGAGCCATGGCCCTGGACCCGGAGATTCTCGTTTTTGATGAGCCGTCATCCGGACTCGATCCTCTCACCGCCGCCCGTCTCGACGACCTGATCCTGACCCTACGCGACAGCCTTGGCTCCACCATCATCCTCGTTACCCACGAGCTGGCAAGCATCCTCACCATCGGCAACAACTCGGTCTTTCTCGACACCGAGACCCGCACCATGATCGCAACAGGCAATCCAAAGGAAGCCCTGCACGCAGGCGACCCCAAGGTGCGTCATTTTCTCTCACGGGGGGCAGCATGA